From Aegilops tauschii subsp. strangulata cultivar AL8/78 chromosome 5, Aet v6.0, whole genome shotgun sequence:
ACCCTCGATGCTCCCTacaaattccacagcggcgcgaagccgtccaaccacaccactcggaagtgtcactggctcacgcgaatctccaagggcgaaggactGCTACCTCCGCCGCCTGCTGGCCAGCCTCCCCCGCCTCCTCAGCAGTCGGCGGCCCGCCTAGCATTCGGCACCATTCAAgatgaattccccgaagagcatggGGCCTACGTTGTCTTCACCAGCCAGGTtgacgacaagcgcagtcggcgtcAGCAACACCAAGAAGTCAATGCCGTTGCCTCCCAAGTcccagagttcatgcactggaccgagaagcccatcagctggagtaGAGCCGACCACCCGGAAGTGATGCCTTCTCCAGGATCCTATGCCCTGGTGTTGGATGCAACGTttgcaacggagaggcgagctgctcattttccccgagtcctgatagatggcggcagcagtatcaacatccttTACCGCAGTACCATGGAGAAACTGTGTATCAAAGTGAAGCAGCTCCAGCCCAGTCGGACCGTCTTCCACGGAATTGTGCCCGGCCTTtcttgctcaccaatcggcaagatcaagatagatgtcctcttcagAGATAAGAATCATTTCCGATGCGAGCTAGTGGGCTTGGAGAGCCCGTATCATGCATttcttggccgacctgctctgacCAAATTCATGGCAGTACcgcactacgcctacctcaagatgaagatgccgggaacCAAGGGTATTATCACCATAGCTGGAGATTACCAAAAATCGGCCGACTATGCAGCAGACAGCAGCCGGTTGGCCGAGTCCCTGGTGATTGCCGCAGAGAGGAAGCTCCTGGACCGggtggtggccatggccagcaagcacCTGTACCTGTCACCAGATCCCAAAGAGTCAGAGACCCAGGCCTCCTTCCAGCCGGCTAAAGAAACAAAGAAGGTCCCCTTGGACCCCGAGCACCCGGAGAGACACGCTGTCATAGGTACCaacctcgatagcaaataggaaggcgagctcgtcgatttcctccgtgagaatcgggacatcttcgcatggtcccccaaggacatgccgggtgttccgacagatttcgccgagcacaagctacatgtcagagAAGATGCAAGccagtcaagcaacccctccgccgactatcgggggagaagagaagaatcattggagaagagatcgcccgtctgttggcagccggcttcatcatggaagtcttcttcccagaatggcttgccaacccagtccttgtactgaagaagaataaaaagtggcgcatgtgcattgATTACACCAGTCTCAACAAAGCCTGTCCCAAAGATCCATTTGCCCTGCCGCGGAtagaccaagtgatagactccacagccggatacgagctgttgagttttttggatgcctactcaggataccaccagatcaagttaaacccggcagaccgcctgaagaccgccttcatcacaccattcggagccttctgctacctgaccatgacattcggcctaagaaatgccggtgccacgtttcagcgttgcatgcagaaatgcatcctcaagcaactcggcagaaatgcccacgtctacgtagacgatattgtggtgaagacggagaagtgCAATACACTCCTCGAAGACCTCAAGGAAACCTTTGAAAATCCGCGCcaatttcaaatcaagctcaacctaGAAAAGTgcatgttcggagtaccagccagccagctccttggcttcctggtctcagaacgcggcattgagtgcaaccctgtgaataTCAAAGCCGTCGAGAGGACGGAGAAGCCTGCCCGACTGCGagacgtccagaagttcaccggctgcttggcatccatcagccggttcatcagtcggctgggcgagaaggctcttcccctgtaccagctcatgaagaagaccactcattttgagtggaacgacaaggcggatgaagcttttcttCAGCTGAAAAAGATGTTGACCatgccgcctgtcctggcagcttTGACTGCTAAAGAGCCCATGTACCTCTACATCGCTGCCACCAGCCGGGTGATCAACACAGTCATGGTGGTGGAGCGCCCGGAGGACGGCAAGGCACAgccggtccagaggccggtgtactatttAAGCGAGGTACTGTCAACttcgaagcagaactacccccactatcagaagatgtgctatggcgtgcactttgccgccaagaaccTGAAGCCATACTTTTAAGAGCACCCGATCACGATTGTCTGCACTGCCCCAATCGCTGAGATCATTGGCAACAGAGATGCATctggccgagtggccaaatgggccatcgagttaGCCCCCTACACCATCTGCTACCatccccgcaccgccatcaagtcccaagcattggccgacttcctcgtcatCTGTACCTACAGCCAGCTccggactccactcattggcggatgaactttgatggctcgaagatgcgcaccggtttgggagccggcatcgtccttgatacgtctccattgtatctacttttccaaacacttttgcccttgttttggactctaacttgcatgatttgaatggaactaacccggactgacgctgtttttagcagactttccatggtgttatttatgtgcagaaacaaaagttctcggaatgacctgaaactccacggaacatctatttggaaaataagaaaaatactggaagaaaaatccatgtcaggggggccacaccctgcccacgagggtgggggcgcgcctgcctccctagggcgcgccccctacctcgtgggccccctgacgctccaccgacctcaactccaactccatatattca
This genomic window contains:
- the LOC109787288 gene encoding uncharacterized protein, producing the protein MEKLCIKVKQLQPSRTVFHGIVPGLSCSPIGKIKIDVLFRDKNHFRCELVGLESPYHAFLGRPALTKFMAVPHYAYLKMKMPGTKGIITIAGDYQKSADYAADSSRLAESLVIAAERKLLDRVVAMASKHLYLSPDPKESETQASFQPAKETKKVPLDPEHPERHAVIGTNLDSK